CTCGTCGCCGATCGGATGACCGTAGATGTCGTTGATGCGCTTGAAATGGTCGAGGTCGATCAACGCCACGGCGCAGGAACTGCCGTTGCGGGCGCAGCGCGCGATCTCGTCCTCGAGGGTGCGCATGATGCTGCGGCGATTGGAGGTGCCGGTCAGCTCGTCGAGCTCGGCGAGCTCCTCGATGCGCCGATAGGCCTCCTTCAGCTTCTTTCCGCCCTGGTACAGTGACTGCTGCATCGAGCTCGACAAGATGCCGAGATACATGCAGCGCCCGATCGTCAGCGCGAATACCAGCATGGTGGCGAGACGGTCGATCCGGGAGCCGGTCGGCATCCCGATCTCCTTGTCGGTTCCGAGGAACAGCGCGGCGAGGCCCAGCACCATGATGGTCCAGACGACAGCGGTTTGCCGCGCCGAGGTACGCAGCGCACCGAAGCTGAACACCACGAACAGGTTGCAGAGGAACAGCACGCCGACTTCCGGCGCGATGTAGGTGAACACCAGCAGGTTCACCATGTTGACGGCCGATTGCGGCGCGACCAGATAGTGGTCGCGGAAGCGCTCGTGAAAGCCGCGCTCCGAGAGCAGGACATAGACCGCGACGA
The window above is part of the Bradyrhizobium sp. PSBB068 genome. Proteins encoded here:
- a CDS encoding GGDEF domain-containing protein, producing MGSAASSLPSQTAGASESGRPRLTVERLARRARQRRQIQSMIGACFVLDAVVLMIYAHAGTTSILVAASYALTGLSLVAVYVLLSERGFHERFRDHYLVAPQSAVNMVNLLVFTYIAPEVGVLFLCNLFVVFSFGALRTSARQTAVVWTIMVLGLAALFLGTDKEIGMPTGSRIDRLATMLVFALTIGRCMYLGILSSSMQQSLYQGGKKLKEAYRRIEELAELDELTGTSNRRSIMRTLEDEIARCARNGSSCAVALIDLDHFKRINDIYGHPIGDEALRTFAIGMFANLRSIDRFGRYGGEEFLLVLPDLSQDQAMRALERLRAIIADLDWSAFSPGMRVTISAGVTTLKPHENSDTLLARADGALYAAKARGRNRIASA